Proteins co-encoded in one Sporosarcina sp. FSL K6-1522 genomic window:
- a CDS encoding electron transfer flavoprotein subunit alpha/FixB family protein, with product MSKILVVAELRDGKLRNVSFEALTLARSLEANSEVSAVLFGQGADAFLEDISKYGADRLYVTDDQALSTYTIDAYARALTGLIKEVEPDIILMGHTAIGKDLAPRVAARLGIGLISDCTGVEIEDGKIVFSRPIYAGKAFEKKVFLEGTQFATLRPNNFETSEKPVKTELTAFKPEIKDLRTIVKEVVRKTSGELDLSEAKVIVAGGRGVKSAEGFEPLRELARVLGGAVGASRGACDAEYCDYSLQIGQTGKVVTPDLYIACGISGAIQHVAGMSNSKTIIAINKDPEAPIFQVADYGIVGDLFEIIPVLTEEIKQALVTS from the coding sequence ATGAGCAAAATACTTGTAGTTGCCGAATTAAGAGACGGAAAACTAAGAAATGTGTCTTTTGAAGCATTAACGCTGGCTCGATCTCTAGAGGCAAATAGTGAAGTGAGTGCAGTCCTTTTTGGTCAAGGAGCAGATGCCTTTCTGGAAGACATCAGTAAGTACGGAGCTGACCGGTTGTATGTGACGGATGATCAGGCCTTATCTACTTATACAATAGATGCTTATGCCCGGGCATTGACGGGTTTGATTAAGGAAGTAGAGCCAGATATTATTCTCATGGGTCATACGGCCATAGGAAAAGATCTAGCACCGCGCGTCGCTGCACGATTGGGAATTGGGTTGATATCCGATTGCACAGGGGTAGAAATAGAGGATGGCAAGATTGTGTTTTCCCGTCCGATTTATGCGGGGAAAGCATTTGAGAAGAAAGTATTCCTTGAAGGAACGCAATTTGCTACTCTCCGTCCAAATAACTTTGAGACTTCAGAGAAGCCTGTCAAGACTGAGTTGACTGCATTCAAACCGGAAATAAAAGACTTGCGAACGATTGTGAAGGAAGTTGTAAGAAAAACTTCTGGAGAGCTAGATCTTAGCGAGGCTAAAGTCATTGTTGCCGGCGGTAGGGGAGTAAAGAGCGCGGAAGGGTTTGAGCCGCTTAGGGAATTAGCAAGGGTTCTGGGAGGCGCAGTTGGGGCCTCTCGGGGGGCTTGCGACGCCGAGTATTGTGATTATTCTTTGCAAATAGGACAGACAGGAAAAGTCGTCACGCCTGATCTCTATATCGCATGCGGCATTTCAGGTGCCATTCAGCACGTGGCAGGTATGTCTAATTCGAAAACGATTATTGCGATTAATAAAGATCCAGAGGCGCCAATTTTTCAAGTAGCCGATTATGGGATTGTCGGAGATTTATTTGAGATTATCCCTGTGTTGACGGAAGAAATTAAACAAGCATTGGTAACCAGTTAA
- a CDS encoding thiamine pyrophosphate-binding protein: MKNKLSEKLYMWEELKNVESSRVEFTTADAIVQELVSAGVEVAFGIVSIHNLPIYQAIHRDGNIQLITARGESGVVNMADGYARATGKLGVAITSTGSGAGNAAGSLVEAWNAGIPLLHITGEIASPYINVGRQYIHEAKDQLTMMEGACKHAYRLRKPEQAVAMIRKSIREAFEAPTGPVTLEIPIDFQSAIIPKSTIIENNKGVTTQLVETDFVLPDEIVAKVYEARRPILWAGGGVIKSGAANEIKELAELIGAPVITSQSGKGSIYENHPLCIGYFSSTQDVRDFVQKSDLLISVGTQFRSTETALWDSFLPEDHISMNTDINAFNLNYPITHGIVGDAKQLLRKLIKSISKRDISTNNKYLEEVKNVRDNARYSLLETLGPYKHFAEGIREILPNDAIFVRDVTVPANLWGSRVIDTYEPRTSIYAAGGGIGQGLPMAIGAQVGCKDRTVVLMVGDGGFMVNVGEMATAIQEDLSIVIILFDDSGYGVLRGIQDVVYGEQFAVDLVSPDFVKLGESMGFESAQVGSHKEFLTELETAVARGKASLIVVDMESVGPVAKKNAATPAVVPDYRPKVEKIN; this comes from the coding sequence ATGAAAAATAAGCTTTCCGAGAAACTATATATGTGGGAGGAATTAAAAAATGTGGAATCTTCAAGAGTTGAATTCACTACAGCTGATGCCATTGTACAAGAGCTCGTTTCTGCAGGTGTTGAAGTCGCTTTTGGAATTGTAAGTATTCATAACTTGCCAATCTATCAAGCTATTCATCGGGATGGAAATATTCAATTGATCACTGCGCGCGGGGAAAGTGGTGTGGTGAATATGGCGGATGGATATGCACGGGCAACCGGCAAATTGGGAGTTGCAATAACAAGTACCGGATCAGGAGCAGGAAATGCTGCAGGTTCATTAGTTGAGGCGTGGAATGCAGGTATTCCACTACTCCACATAACAGGTGAAATAGCAAGCCCGTATATAAATGTAGGACGACAATATATTCATGAAGCGAAAGATCAACTAACGATGATGGAAGGTGCATGTAAACATGCATATCGTCTCCGTAAACCTGAACAGGCGGTTGCAATGATTCGCAAGTCAATTCGTGAAGCTTTTGAAGCTCCTACTGGGCCAGTTACTTTGGAGATTCCGATTGATTTCCAATCAGCGATCATTCCAAAAAGTACTATTATAGAAAACAACAAAGGTGTTACTACTCAATTAGTTGAAACAGACTTTGTTTTACCTGACGAGATCGTTGCAAAAGTCTATGAAGCGCGTCGTCCTATTCTATGGGCAGGAGGCGGGGTTATTAAATCCGGAGCGGCAAATGAAATAAAAGAATTGGCAGAATTAATAGGTGCACCAGTCATTACAAGCCAATCGGGAAAAGGCTCAATTTATGAAAATCATCCATTATGTATAGGTTATTTTTCTTCTACTCAAGATGTCCGGGATTTTGTGCAAAAGTCAGATTTACTGATTAGCGTAGGTACCCAATTCCGAAGCACAGAGACAGCCCTTTGGGATAGCTTTCTTCCTGAGGACCATATAAGCATGAATACTGATATAAATGCTTTTAACCTCAATTATCCAATTACTCACGGCATTGTAGGTGACGCAAAGCAACTGTTAAGAAAATTAATTAAAAGTATATCTAAAAGAGATATTTCAACAAACAACAAGTATTTGGAGGAGGTTAAAAACGTTCGTGACAACGCACGGTACTCGTTACTTGAAACGCTAGGGCCTTATAAGCACTTTGCAGAAGGTATACGAGAAATATTACCTAATGACGCCATTTTTGTTCGTGATGTAACTGTTCCTGCCAACTTATGGGGGAGTCGCGTAATTGATACTTATGAACCAAGAACATCTATTTATGCTGCTGGTGGAGGAATAGGACAAGGACTTCCGATGGCAATTGGCGCACAGGTAGGTTGTAAAGATCGTACTGTTGTCTTGATGGTAGGGGATGGTGGATTTATGGTCAATGTAGGCGAAATGGCAACAGCTATCCAAGAAGATTTATCAATTGTTATTATTTTGTTTGACGACTCAGGGTATGGCGTATTACGCGGCATCCAAGATGTGGTATACGGAGAGCAATTCGCAGTAGATCTAGTAAGTCCGGATTTTGTTAAGTTAGGCGAATCAATGGGCTTTGAATCAGCACAGGTTGGTTCACATAAAGAATTTTTAACAGAACTTGAAACAGCGGTTGCCAGAGGAAAAGCCTCTTTAATAGTTGTAGATATGGAAAGTGTTGGTCCAGTCGCTAAAAAGAATGCAGCCACGCCTGCAGTCGTACCAGATTATCGACCTAAGGTAGAAAAGATAAATTAA
- a CDS encoding sigma 54-interacting transcriptional regulator has translation MAKFPDWLESIPFPMIITNREAVIKSYNSLFFKLFDHVAVGKNIQELFREWEVLGSHHVSVEQENQSYLFQYKNIECETESLVLYIVSDGTPIQRLQDRISELEYENQELDAVFENSSDGIYITDSDGLTLKINAAVGKFLGHPKEIFLGKNIKQLLQDGVVNEALTFKVLAKGKTVHSVPTNKFNTHLKTAVPIFNEAGEIKKVVTYVRDLSESNHLYQELKKALEINKQYKEELEKLKNKTWWDPDIIVESKKMMDIYEMGNRIAEYDATVLVLGETGVGKDVLARHIYQASQRALKGDFIKINCGSIPPELLESELFGYEPGSFTGASRSGKPGMFELADKGSLFLDEVGELSLALQVKLLRVLQDKQIQRIGGTKPKNIDVRLIAATNRNLKQMVEKGEFREDLYYRLNVLPISIPPLRERREDILPLVQSFLHEITERYGIQKEFDHNLKNFFYHYNWPGNVRELSNLVERLVLTVPKSFITASDLPEEYRDKKEVPVAYIKEMTLKEAAEFAEKEVLSVAIQKFKNTYELAEGLGTSQATIVRKLKKYNLTITTA, from the coding sequence ATGGCGAAATTTCCGGATTGGCTGGAATCTATTCCGTTTCCGATGATCATAACAAATCGAGAGGCGGTAATTAAAAGCTATAATTCTCTTTTTTTCAAACTCTTTGATCATGTCGCAGTTGGGAAGAATATACAAGAGCTATTTCGAGAATGGGAAGTACTGGGGAGCCATCATGTATCAGTAGAACAAGAGAATCAATCTTACTTGTTCCAGTATAAAAATATCGAGTGCGAAACTGAATCATTAGTATTATACATTGTTTCTGACGGCACCCCTATTCAGCGTTTACAAGATAGGATAAGTGAATTAGAGTATGAGAATCAAGAACTAGATGCCGTTTTTGAGAACAGTTCCGATGGCATTTACATTACAGACAGTGATGGTTTGACGCTAAAAATAAATGCCGCTGTGGGGAAATTCCTTGGCCATCCTAAGGAAATATTTTTAGGAAAGAATATCAAACAGTTACTCCAAGATGGAGTTGTGAATGAAGCGCTGACCTTTAAGGTGCTTGCAAAGGGAAAGACCGTCCATTCAGTACCCACTAACAAATTCAACACGCACTTAAAAACTGCTGTACCTATTTTTAATGAGGCCGGAGAAATCAAGAAAGTGGTCACCTATGTCCGGGATCTTTCAGAATCTAATCATCTTTACCAAGAGTTGAAAAAAGCATTAGAAATAAATAAGCAGTATAAAGAAGAGTTAGAGAAGCTAAAAAACAAAACGTGGTGGGATCCAGATATTATCGTAGAAAGTAAAAAGATGATGGATATTTATGAGATGGGAAATCGAATTGCCGAGTATGATGCCACTGTGTTAGTACTTGGGGAAACAGGTGTAGGGAAAGATGTACTTGCTCGGCATATTTACCAGGCTAGCCAAAGAGCGTTAAAGGGAGATTTTATAAAAATAAATTGTGGATCAATTCCTCCGGAACTTTTGGAATCAGAGTTATTTGGTTATGAGCCAGGTTCATTTACGGGGGCGAGTCGGTCTGGAAAACCTGGAATGTTTGAATTGGCCGATAAGGGGAGTTTGTTTTTAGACGAAGTGGGGGAACTATCATTGGCTTTACAGGTCAAGTTGCTCCGCGTTTTGCAAGATAAGCAAATTCAGCGGATTGGCGGAACAAAACCAAAAAACATAGATGTAAGGCTAATCGCAGCAACCAATCGAAATTTAAAACAAATGGTCGAAAAGGGCGAGTTCCGGGAAGATTTGTATTATCGTTTGAATGTACTTCCAATCTCTATCCCTCCTTTGCGAGAAAGAAGAGAGGATATATTGCCGCTCGTTCAATCGTTTCTTCATGAAATAACTGAAAGGTATGGAATCCAAAAGGAATTCGACCATAATTTAAAAAACTTTTTCTACCACTATAATTGGCCGGGGAATGTAAGGGAGCTGTCTAACCTTGTAGAACGACTAGTTCTTACGGTTCCTAAAAGTTTTATTACTGCGTCTGATCTTCCAGAGGAATATCGGGACAAAAAGGAGGTACCCGTTGCCTATATCAAAGAAATGACGTTGAAAGAGGCGGCGGAGTTTGCTGAAAAAGAAGTATTATCTGTTGCAATCCAAAAATTTAAAAATACGTATGAGCTTGCGGAAGGATTGGGGACGAGCCAGGCCACCATCGTAAGAAAACTGAAAAAGTATAATTTGACAATCACAACTGCCTGA
- a CDS encoding acetate--CoA ligase family protein has protein sequence MRKKLNLEPMFSPKSITVIGASGDPGKISARPLHLIRNLGYEGSVYPVHARHNELEGYPCYENFESLPEDIDMAIISIRASAVLPALEELAKKSIKSAVVFSSGFAEAGDDGRELQQNLTDFVERTGIPVVGPNSIGFFNLKDKVVASFQQIEATNKDPIAFVTQSGAFGTIAYRMLEEMGVGLQYFVSSGNEAGIDFFDYVHYFAEQEEIEVIGGYIEGARDMETMDNAIRLCQENDKPLILFKVGTTELGATAAISHTASIAGNASIYSNYFEANNVVQVDDEEELIDTINLFHKAKKSPKRGGTAIVTISGGAGIVMADKCVQYDVEFADLAPETITQLKEILPPFASVKNPIDVTAQFIQNLDHFSDSINILLKDDAVESVVLYMQILDAAAPVLIPEISKIANETDKTFVVCWAGASDQTKELLSNSGICWLPSASRSIRALKNLMHYNKRKDLLSEQKGALEERVTDSLELEAFGGGINEHRGKSYLDKYGIPIPKGDIAENVEEAVKLADTIGYPVVLKVLSQQIAHKTEADVIKINVKSAEEVRRTFEEIMSNALKYDGKAKIDGIIVEEMVEDGVEVMIGSIQDPLFGPSIVLSLGGIFVEVFNDSVIKQAPLNIKDAKEMIQSIKGYEILKGIRNKGPYDIQALAETIVKVSELSVDQKDWLHELDINPVMVHEEGKGVTALDALFVGEQKLVSVSH, from the coding sequence ATGAGAAAAAAATTAAATCTAGAACCTATGTTTTCCCCGAAATCTATTACAGTCATCGGAGCATCAGGTGATCCAGGGAAAATTAGTGCAAGACCGTTACATCTAATACGTAACTTAGGGTATGAAGGTTCAGTTTACCCTGTGCATGCAAGGCACAATGAATTAGAAGGATATCCCTGTTATGAGAATTTTGAAAGTTTGCCAGAAGATATTGATATGGCCATCATTTCAATTAGAGCATCGGCTGTCTTGCCTGCTCTAGAAGAATTGGCAAAAAAGTCAATAAAAAGTGCAGTTGTTTTTAGTTCTGGTTTTGCGGAAGCTGGGGATGATGGAAGGGAACTTCAACAGAATCTGACTGACTTTGTTGAACGAACCGGCATTCCAGTAGTCGGACCAAATTCCATAGGTTTCTTCAATTTAAAAGACAAAGTAGTTGCTTCGTTTCAACAAATAGAAGCGACCAATAAGGATCCAATTGCATTCGTTACACAAAGTGGAGCTTTTGGAACAATTGCCTACAGAATGCTAGAAGAAATGGGAGTAGGTTTACAGTACTTTGTTTCTTCGGGGAATGAGGCAGGTATCGACTTCTTTGATTATGTTCACTATTTCGCTGAGCAGGAAGAGATTGAAGTCATTGGCGGTTATATTGAAGGGGCTAGAGATATGGAGACAATGGATAATGCTATCCGTTTATGCCAAGAAAATGATAAGCCACTTATCTTATTTAAGGTAGGAACGACTGAGTTAGGAGCCACTGCCGCAATTTCTCACACGGCTTCTATAGCAGGAAATGCATCGATTTACTCTAATTATTTTGAAGCAAATAATGTTGTCCAAGTGGATGATGAAGAAGAATTGATCGATACAATTAACCTGTTTCATAAGGCAAAGAAAAGCCCTAAAAGGGGTGGGACGGCGATCGTTACGATCTCGGGCGGTGCCGGAATCGTAATGGCAGATAAATGTGTACAATACGATGTAGAGTTTGCTGATTTGGCACCTGAGACAATCACACAATTGAAGGAAATTTTACCGCCATTTGCATCTGTCAAAAATCCTATTGATGTTACAGCACAATTCATTCAGAATCTTGATCACTTTTCGGATAGCATCAATATTTTATTAAAAGATGACGCGGTAGAGTCAGTTGTACTTTATATGCAAATATTGGATGCTGCCGCACCTGTGCTCATTCCCGAAATATCAAAAATAGCGAATGAAACGGATAAAACTTTTGTTGTTTGTTGGGCAGGTGCTTCAGATCAGACGAAAGAATTGTTATCTAATAGTGGTATTTGTTGGCTACCTTCAGCAAGTCGTTCAATTCGAGCCCTGAAAAATCTGATGCATTATAATAAACGCAAGGATCTCTTGTCTGAACAAAAAGGAGCTCTTGAGGAAAGAGTGACCGATAGCCTGGAATTGGAGGCATTCGGAGGGGGGATTAATGAACATAGGGGTAAAAGCTATTTAGATAAGTATGGGATTCCTATACCGAAAGGCGACATAGCCGAAAATGTTGAAGAAGCTGTCAAGTTAGCTGATACAATAGGATATCCCGTTGTTTTAAAAGTACTGTCGCAGCAGATTGCCCATAAAACCGAGGCTGATGTTATAAAAATCAATGTAAAATCTGCCGAGGAAGTTAGAAGGACTTTTGAAGAAATCATGTCCAACGCTTTAAAATATGACGGGAAAGCTAAAATTGACGGAATTATCGTGGAAGAGATGGTTGAGGATGGTGTGGAAGTAATGATTGGATCGATACAAGATCCGTTATTCGGTCCATCTATTGTTCTATCCCTTGGAGGAATTTTTGTTGAAGTATTTAATGATTCAGTAATTAAACAAGCGCCGTTAAATATAAAAGATGCAAAAGAGATGATCCAGTCCATCAAAGGATATGAAATCTTAAAAGGTATCCGAAATAAAGGACCTTATGATATCCAAGCATTAGCAGAAACGATTGTGAAAGTTTCAGAATTGAGTGTAGATCAAAAAGATTGGTTACATGAATTGGATATTAACCCTGTAATGGTGCATGAAGAAGGAAAAGGGGTAACGGCTCTTGATGCACTATTCGTTGGAGAGCAAAAGCTCGTATCTGTATCTCATTAA
- a CDS encoding thiolase family protein: protein MSEAVIVSVARTPFARFGGALKDLHPSIYGGLVIKEVLERAQVAGEDVDDVIMGNSNASDGNTARLSLLEGGLPISVPGITIDRLCGSGINAVALASDAIRAGSGRIIVAGGTESLTRAPYLMEPPAQPFNMLPPKFIRKQQAPERIGSPPMGITAENLVDRYNISREEQDAFAFRSQQKMKQAVERGFYDNQIVPVPIKGRKGETYLFSKDEHPRPESTLEGMAPLRPAFKADGTVTAGNASGICDGAAALLVMSADEAESRNLESLARIADWAIAGVDPNIMGIGPVPAIKKLLERTGLTLDDIDLIEINEAFASQVLACDRELNMDMEKVNVNGGAIAHGHPIAATGGMLVMKLAHEMKNRDVKRGLVSACIGGGQGIALLLER, encoded by the coding sequence ATGAGTGAAGCAGTTATCGTTTCTGTGGCAAGAACGCCATTCGCTAGATTTGGAGGAGCTTTAAAAGATTTACATCCTTCCATTTATGGAGGGCTGGTAATCAAAGAGGTACTCGAAAGAGCGCAAGTTGCGGGGGAAGATGTAGATGATGTCATAATGGGAAACTCCAATGCCAGCGATGGAAATACCGCCCGTTTGTCCTTGTTGGAAGGCGGGTTACCCATATCAGTACCAGGGATTACCATTGACCGATTATGTGGATCAGGAATTAATGCTGTAGCGCTTGCTTCTGATGCCATTCGTGCTGGAAGCGGTCGAATTATTGTAGCAGGAGGAACTGAAAGCCTAACTCGGGCTCCTTATTTGATGGAACCACCTGCGCAACCATTTAATATGCTCCCGCCCAAGTTTATCCGAAAACAGCAAGCACCAGAGCGTATTGGCAGTCCACCAATGGGAATTACAGCCGAAAATCTTGTCGACCGTTATAACATAAGTAGGGAAGAACAGGATGCCTTTGCTTTTCGAAGTCAGCAAAAAATGAAGCAAGCAGTAGAACGTGGTTTTTACGATAATCAAATCGTTCCTGTTCCTATCAAAGGAAGAAAGGGAGAAACCTATCTATTTTCTAAGGACGAACATCCTAGACCAGAATCAACCCTGGAAGGTATGGCGCCCCTGCGTCCAGCATTTAAAGCGGATGGTACAGTAACTGCTGGTAACGCATCAGGTATTTGTGATGGGGCAGCGGCACTCCTTGTTATGTCGGCAGATGAAGCCGAAAGCAGAAACTTGGAATCGCTTGCACGGATAGCTGATTGGGCAATTGCTGGTGTCGATCCAAATATAATGGGAATTGGGCCAGTTCCTGCTATAAAAAAGTTATTAGAAAGAACAGGATTGACCTTGGATGATATAGATTTAATTGAAATTAATGAAGCGTTTGCATCCCAAGTATTAGCATGCGATCGGGAACTTAATATGGATATGGAAAAGGTCAATGTAAATGGGGGAGCAATTGCACACGGACATCCAATTGCAGCTACTGGTGGGATGTTGGTGATGAAGCTGGCACATGAAATGAAAAATAGAGATGTTAAGCGTGGACTTGTAAGCGCTTGTATCGGCGGTGGTCAAGGAATTGCACTATTGCTTGAAAGATAA
- a CDS encoding beta-ketoacyl-ACP reductase: protein MGSLKNKVAIVTGAGQGIGAATAKRLAQEGAKVAVFDLEPGRETVQTIESINGEAIAVACDVSDVEQVDVAVEKVVSHFGRVDILVNNAGVIRDNLIFRMSPEDWDLVMNVHLRGSFLCTKAVQKHMVEQRFGKIINISSASAMGNRGQANYSAAKAGIQGLTKTLALELGPFNINVNSVAPGYVVTDMTKETSERVGLDFEEQQQLIAKNNPLRKVGKPEDIANVIAFLASEDSSYVNGQIIYVNGGAR, encoded by the coding sequence ATGGGTTCTTTAAAAAACAAGGTTGCTATCGTCACAGGAGCTGGTCAAGGGATTGGTGCTGCAACAGCAAAGCGATTAGCGCAGGAAGGTGCCAAGGTGGCAGTATTTGATCTAGAGCCTGGTCGTGAAACAGTTCAAACGATAGAATCGATAAATGGAGAAGCGATTGCAGTAGCTTGTGACGTTTCCGATGTTGAGCAAGTAGATGTTGCCGTCGAGAAGGTTGTCTCCCATTTTGGACGGGTGGATATTTTGGTGAACAATGCCGGAGTGATCCGTGACAATCTGATTTTCAGAATGTCTCCAGAAGATTGGGATCTCGTAATGAATGTGCATTTAAGAGGTAGTTTTTTATGTACTAAAGCAGTGCAGAAACATATGGTGGAACAACGATTTGGAAAAATTATTAACATTAGCAGTGCTTCAGCTATGGGGAATCGCGGACAGGCTAATTATTCTGCCGCAAAAGCTGGAATACAAGGCCTTACAAAAACTTTAGCGTTGGAACTGGGGCCTTTTAATATTAATGTGAATTCAGTCGCCCCGGGATATGTTGTAACTGACATGACAAAGGAAACATCAGAACGAGTTGGTTTGGATTTTGAGGAGCAACAACAATTAATTGCAAAAAATAACCCGCTTAGAAAGGTTGGTAAACCCGAGGATATCGCAAATGTAATTGCTTTTTTGGCTAGTGAAGACTCCAGTTATGTGAATGGACAAATAATCTATGTTAACGGAGGAGCGCGCTAG
- a CDS encoding acyl-CoA dehydrogenase family protein: MNFSLTEEQEMVQNTIRNFVRNELIPLEPEVLRNEREGRPGLSPEKHRELQMKAKEIGFWGIETPEEYGGANLGAVMQSIITTELSKTFIPFRLGGFADNILYHCNEEQKKEYLIPTINGDRISCFAITEPGAGSDAKGIRTLAVKDGNEWVINGEKTFISNGNIADFAIVFAVTDREKGANGGVTAFLVDRDMGWRSEAIPTMGEWGADSLVFEDVRVPEKNILGELGKGFELAMKWIGRGRWMVPSRAVGAAERLLQMGVDYSQVRKTFGKPIADYQAIQWKLADSAVEIEATKWLVLRAAWMSENNMDGRHQSAIAKLYGSNMANRVVDRVLQIHGGMGYTKELPIERWYRELRLYRIFEGTDEILRRTIARNLLKGHVKIGEISSPPKLVRS; the protein is encoded by the coding sequence ATGAATTTTTCATTAACAGAAGAACAGGAAATGGTCCAAAATACAATTAGGAATTTTGTGCGCAATGAATTAATTCCATTAGAGCCAGAGGTGCTACGAAATGAACGAGAAGGACGTCCAGGATTATCTCCAGAAAAGCATCGTGAACTACAAATGAAAGCAAAAGAAATTGGATTTTGGGGGATTGAAACTCCTGAGGAATACGGTGGGGCAAACTTAGGGGCTGTAATGCAATCAATCATCACAACGGAATTATCCAAAACTTTTATACCGTTTCGACTCGGAGGTTTTGCGGATAATATTCTTTATCACTGTAATGAAGAACAGAAGAAAGAATACCTGATTCCAACTATCAACGGGGATCGTATATCTTGTTTTGCGATCACTGAACCCGGTGCTGGATCAGATGCTAAGGGCATTCGAACGCTAGCTGTGAAGGATGGAAATGAATGGGTTATAAATGGAGAGAAGACTTTTATTTCAAACGGAAATATTGCAGATTTTGCCATCGTATTTGCGGTTACAGATAGGGAAAAAGGAGCAAACGGTGGCGTTACCGCTTTTCTAGTAGATAGAGATATGGGATGGCGTTCTGAGGCTATTCCTACAATGGGCGAATGGGGAGCCGACTCTTTGGTCTTTGAAGATGTCCGGGTTCCAGAAAAAAACATTTTAGGTGAATTAGGCAAAGGTTTTGAACTTGCTATGAAATGGATCGGTCGGGGCCGATGGATGGTTCCATCAAGAGCAGTTGGAGCAGCTGAAAGATTGCTTCAGATGGGTGTAGATTATTCTCAGGTGCGTAAGACGTTTGGTAAACCGATTGCTGATTATCAAGCGATCCAGTGGAAGTTAGCAGACTCGGCGGTAGAAATTGAGGCCACGAAATGGCTTGTTTTACGAGCAGCGTGGATGTCGGAGAATAATATGGATGGACGTCATCAGTCAGCGATTGCCAAGCTATATGGTTCTAACATGGCTAACAGAGTTGTCGATCGGGTACTACAAATTCATGGTGGAATGGGTTATACAAAAGAGTTACCGATTGAACGCTGGTATCGTGAATTAAGATTGTATCGTATCTTTGAAGGTACAGACGAAATCCTACGCCGCACAATTGCCCGAAACTTGCTCAAAGGACATGTAAAGATTGGAGAAATTTCATCACCGCCTAAACTAGTTCGTTCATGA
- a CDS encoding MaoC family dehydratase N-terminal domain-containing protein — protein sequence MQIDPSIIGSSSESETFEIEKGAIRRFAEAVGDDNPLYTDEAFAKECGYRSIIAPPTFPTTIRVMNPSIEFEPSRVLHGGMEYLFERPIVAGDVLRCASSVIDVYEKEGKIGKMTFLVQETRGEDLDGNLVYRGINTLILR from the coding sequence GTGCAAATAGATCCTAGTATTATTGGAAGTTCAAGTGAATCAGAAACTTTTGAAATAGAAAAAGGTGCCATTCGGCGTTTTGCTGAGGCCGTTGGCGATGATAATCCCTTGTACACAGATGAAGCATTTGCCAAGGAATGTGGGTATCGGAGTATAATTGCTCCACCCACATTTCCAACGACGATTAGGGTGATGAATCCAAGTATCGAATTCGAGCCTAGTCGGGTCTTACATGGAGGTATGGAATATCTTTTTGAACGGCCAATTGTGGCGGGTGATGTCTTGCGTTGTGCTAGTTCTGTCATTGATGTCTATGAAAAAGAAGGGAAAATCGGCAAGATGACATTTCTTGTGCAGGAAACCCGTGGTGAAGATTTGGATGGCAACTTAGTGTATCGCGGAATAAATACGCTGATTCTCCGTTAA